One segment of Paenibacillus sp. FSL R7-0337 DNA contains the following:
- a CDS encoding bacterial Ig-like domain-containing protein encodes MKKLQRLLSLFVIVLLLFSSIPISLSAEAAGTSGQAAPGPWAFSAFGGNTSPGKNPEPAIENPSTVTLTTYGGKISGTDEGLSFYYRELPASANFELSARATVIAFNSNSGVNAPNQKSFGLMLRDSVNPHGSSSTTTSNYAAAGALDLVMKGFYKKTAQVKLNPFAGLSAPAAGEVYDLSLRKSGDTYLLSVNGQTEIVTLEDTFTDTVFAGIYVSRDATVTFSELDLQIETKRVTSLSADTGGMTKSSYLVGEPLDLTGLIVKAVFSDHSEATLSSEEYIVTGFDSSTAGENRIQINYNGASVNIPLQIIPLTVSSLSVKYEPVKTVYYPGDSFDPQGLILAAHYNNGYLIKELADDLYTLSINGHPVTDQLPYTFAEPGFYNLLIASTETPSVTTALKLEVIDATLSELEIRHEPKQTVYYIGDTLQLEGLSLYAHYSEHSQVRLAKDEYHVSPLDTLNPGDKEIKVTYKELTASFTVKVRIKELTGIKVTGYPRATFFVDEPFDSSGLVVSKVYDNADREVLSSFTLDSSKFDNRLAGVYPVKIIPDDSSIQPITYPVTVKEKTSPVWHSITFGQSTSAANNKVVAQDDGTLRVIALEGGGKVTEDHDGITFYYTELNALEDNFVLSADIEVLNFAKTPYDGQESFGIMARDAIGTPGTSSVFASNIAAIGGYSGGTRSALGTQLFVRSGIEKPDGTGSEGIKTIMLKNERPAPGNTAPAAPYRLTLSKTNSGFTGRINSEQEAIHFEPDILSVQDSTMYVGFYAARLATIDIRNIQLTVTSAATDAPKVEPPAAPVTPDLSILSRSKASTPEYEVIVRPNVNGTVTVKQGSRIIAQDVAATADKRLAVPAVLSGHGDTNFSVVFWPEDTQYLTAYDTIIRNFTVNMNSYGNGEDIYVSPAGTSAGDGTMALPLDLDTAIDYVKPGQHIIMIDGHYVRKSPLVIQKYNNGTEAARKVLEAAPGARPIIDFDKKTEGVLLSGDYWHVKGLDFTRSAANTKGFTVGGNHNIVENSRFYANGDTGLQISRTDGTAQDLAEWPSYNLILNSTSFDNRDPSDNNADGFAAKLTSGTGNIFRGCLAHNNIDDGWDLYTKAGSGAIGPVLIENSAAFNNGYLTDGTVGAGDKNGFKLGGEGIHVAHIIRNSVAFGNGAYGFTSNSNPGVIAVNNIGYNNTRGNLSFTTYGQITPDFKIDGFVSYQSGSIGKDQYPASLAAENNFLYNGTASVNKSGKQLTDANFVSLQPVTSYLRDAEGNIIWGGFLKFIPFEIQVQEPEPGTQPSPSPSAAPVPSATPSPTSAPNTSSSGTGSADYDSIPAVLLLDGSVSIELPVSLTTGKAVARLSESALHRIVPVAKADSTGTKTLRIQLTADTAQDMKEVELSLPAVAFRSGDAPLKLEIRSSLATIGLLDSIFAAEALDGVKTITLSLRSMTPGGKLQAKLGDSPLIGYGLQLDGAALQPDRLQSAIEIGIPHPPAVPAADNAYIVVWGIQEQGIIQPVIHGKYNADTRQAIFSTTQASGQYAAVYHHKTFQDINSFHWAKSAVEVLASNGVIQGISAAEFRPEQSVTRAEFAILLVRGMELTASEGPGFTDVSPGNYYYKELMTAQKLGIITGLPGGLFQPDVPVSRQEMFVMTARALRAVERMNPGENTSSVLKGFTDHQQIASYAADDIAALTAAGLVKGDAQEQLMPAASSTRAEAAMLIYRMLEL; translated from the coding sequence GTGAAGAAACTACAACGCTTGTTATCCCTGTTCGTAATCGTTCTGCTACTATTCTCATCCATTCCTATATCCTTATCTGCAGAAGCAGCAGGGACTTCCGGACAAGCAGCTCCGGGTCCTTGGGCCTTCAGCGCGTTCGGAGGTAATACATCCCCGGGCAAGAACCCCGAGCCTGCCATAGAGAATCCTTCCACCGTAACGCTGACTACTTATGGCGGCAAAATTTCAGGCACCGATGAGGGGCTCTCTTTTTATTACCGGGAGCTTCCGGCCAGCGCGAACTTTGAGCTCAGCGCCAGGGCTACAGTTATTGCCTTTAACAGCAATTCCGGCGTCAATGCGCCTAATCAGAAATCCTTTGGCCTTATGTTAAGGGATTCGGTTAATCCTCATGGAAGTTCAAGCACCACCACCTCCAATTATGCTGCGGCCGGTGCATTAGATTTGGTGATGAAGGGTTTTTATAAAAAAACGGCGCAAGTGAAGCTGAATCCGTTCGCCGGGCTGAGCGCCCCTGCTGCGGGCGAAGTCTACGATCTCAGCCTCCGGAAATCGGGCGATACCTATCTGCTGAGTGTTAACGGCCAGACCGAAATCGTAACCTTGGAGGATACTTTTACGGATACGGTCTTTGCCGGAATTTATGTCTCCCGGGATGCAACCGTAACCTTCAGTGAGCTGGACCTTCAGATCGAGACCAAACGTGTAACAAGCTTGTCTGCAGACACGGGCGGGATGACGAAGAGCTCTTATCTGGTGGGTGAACCACTGGATCTGACCGGGCTTATCGTGAAGGCTGTATTCTCCGATCACAGTGAGGCCACTCTGTCTTCTGAGGAGTACATTGTAACCGGGTTTGACAGCAGCACAGCCGGGGAGAATCGAATCCAGATTAACTATAACGGTGCCTCTGTTAATATTCCGCTGCAAATCATCCCGCTGACCGTCAGCTCATTATCCGTCAAATACGAGCCTGTCAAAACCGTCTATTATCCTGGCGATTCCTTTGATCCACAAGGACTTATTCTTGCTGCCCATTATAATAACGGCTACCTGATCAAGGAACTGGCTGATGATCTGTACACCCTCTCCATTAACGGCCATCCTGTAACAGACCAGCTTCCGTATACTTTTGCTGAGCCGGGCTTCTATAATCTATTGATCGCTTCCACAGAGACCCCGTCTGTCACCACAGCATTGAAGCTTGAGGTTATTGATGCTACCCTGTCCGAATTAGAAATAAGACATGAGCCTAAGCAGACTGTCTATTACATCGGTGATACCCTTCAGCTGGAGGGACTCTCCCTCTACGCCCATTATTCTGAACATTCCCAGGTCAGGCTGGCCAAGGACGAATATCACGTCTCTCCCCTAGACACCCTGAACCCAGGAGACAAGGAGATCAAGGTAACCTACAAGGAATTAACGGCAAGCTTCACGGTTAAAGTCCGAATAAAAGAGCTGACCGGCATCAAGGTAACCGGCTATCCCAGAGCCACCTTTTTTGTAGACGAACCCTTTGACAGCAGTGGTCTGGTCGTATCGAAGGTATATGACAACGCTGACCGGGAGGTGCTAAGCAGCTTCACGCTGGACAGCTCTAAATTCGATAACCGGCTCGCAGGAGTGTATCCGGTTAAGATTATCCCCGATGATTCATCCATACAGCCAATTACTTATCCTGTCACGGTAAAAGAAAAGACCTCGCCCGTCTGGCATAGTATCACCTTCGGCCAGTCTACGTCTGCTGCGAATAACAAAGTCGTCGCTCAGGACGACGGAACGCTCCGGGTGATCGCCTTGGAAGGCGGCGGTAAGGTCACAGAAGACCACGATGGCATAACGTTCTACTACACAGAGCTTAATGCCCTGGAAGATAACTTCGTGCTATCAGCGGATATTGAGGTGCTGAACTTTGCCAAAACCCCCTATGACGGGCAAGAATCCTTCGGGATCATGGCGCGGGATGCAATCGGGACACCCGGAACTTCGAGTGTATTCGCATCGAATATCGCTGCCATCGGCGGCTACAGCGGCGGGACAAGAAGCGCTCTGGGTACCCAGCTGTTTGTCCGTTCCGGTATCGAGAAGCCGGATGGAACCGGAAGCGAAGGCATTAAGACAATTATGCTCAAAAATGAGCGGCCTGCACCCGGCAACACGGCCCCTGCTGCACCATACCGCTTAACGTTGTCCAAGACGAACAGCGGCTTCACAGGCCGGATCAATTCGGAGCAGGAGGCTATCCATTTCGAGCCGGATATTCTTAGCGTACAGGATTCCACGATGTATGTCGGCTTCTATGCGGCCCGTCTGGCTACGATAGATATCCGCAATATCCAGTTGACAGTGACAAGCGCTGCTACTGATGCGCCTAAGGTGGAGCCACCCGCGGCTCCTGTAACACCAGATTTGAGCATACTGTCCCGAAGCAAAGCATCTACACCCGAATATGAAGTGATTGTCCGCCCTAACGTGAACGGAACCGTAACGGTGAAGCAGGGCTCCAGGATTATCGCACAGGATGTAGCGGCAACAGCCGATAAGCGTCTGGCGGTTCCTGCGGTACTCAGCGGACATGGGGATACGAACTTCAGTGTTGTTTTTTGGCCGGAGGATACCCAGTACTTGACCGCTTACGATACAATTATCCGCAACTTCACTGTTAATATGAACAGCTATGGCAACGGGGAAGACATCTATGTATCGCCTGCCGGAACAAGTGCCGGGGACGGGACAATGGCTCTCCCGCTGGATCTTGATACCGCGATTGATTATGTGAAGCCGGGACAGCATATCATTATGATTGACGGGCATTACGTGCGGAAATCACCGCTGGTCATTCAGAAGTATAACAATGGTACCGAAGCTGCCAGAAAGGTTCTGGAAGCGGCACCCGGTGCAAGGCCCATTATCGATTTTGACAAAAAAACAGAAGGGGTGCTGCTTAGTGGGGACTACTGGCATGTGAAGGGGTTAGATTTCACCCGCTCGGCTGCCAATACTAAGGGATTCACGGTTGGCGGTAACCATAATATCGTTGAGAATAGCCGCTTCTATGCTAACGGCGACACCGGCCTGCAAATCAGCCGCACCGACGGAACCGCACAAGACCTGGCGGAATGGCCGTCCTACAATTTAATTCTGAACAGCACCTCCTTCGATAACCGCGATCCGTCTGACAATAACGCAGATGGCTTTGCGGCCAAGCTAACCTCCGGCACCGGGAATATTTTCAGAGGATGCCTGGCGCATAATAATATTGACGATGGCTGGGATCTGTACACCAAAGCAGGCTCGGGTGCCATCGGTCCGGTACTCATCGAGAACAGCGCCGCCTTCAACAACGGGTATTTAACGGACGGAACCGTTGGGGCCGGTGATAAAAACGGATTCAAGCTCGGCGGAGAAGGCATTCATGTCGCGCATATCATCCGTAATTCGGTCGCCTTCGGCAACGGTGCCTACGGGTTCACCAGCAACAGTAATCCTGGAGTCATTGCGGTCAACAATATCGGCTATAACAACACCCGCGGCAACCTGAGCTTCACCACATATGGTCAGATTACTCCAGACTTCAAGATTGACGGCTTTGTATCCTACCAGTCGGGCAGCATCGGCAAGGATCAATATCCGGCTTCCTTAGCTGCAGAGAATAACTTCTTGTACAATGGTACCGCATCCGTCAACAAGTCAGGCAAGCAGCTGACCGATGCCAACTTCGTAAGTCTGCAGCCGGTGACCTCTTATCTGCGGGATGCAGAGGGGAATATCATTTGGGGGGGATTTCTGAAGTTTATTCCTTTTGAGATTCAAGTACAGGAGCCAGAGCCGGGGACCCAGCCGTCACCAAGTCCTTCCGCTGCACCTGTTCCTTCTGCCACACCCAGTCCAACATCTGCACCTAATACTAGCAGCTCTGGCACTGGATCAGCCGACTACGACTCTATTCCGGCGGTTCTCTTGCTGGACGGCAGCGTAAGCATTGAGTTACCCGTAAGTCTGACCACAGGAAAAGCAGTAGCCCGGTTAAGCGAATCCGCTCTGCACCGAATAGTTCCAGTAGCCAAAGCCGATTCCACAGGTACCAAGACCTTGCGGATTCAACTCACTGCTGATACGGCACAGGATATGAAGGAAGTCGAGTTAAGCCTCCCTGCTGTGGCATTTCGTTCAGGAGACGCTCCCCTCAAGCTTGAGATCCGTTCTTCCTTAGCGACCATTGGATTACTTGACAGTATCTTCGCAGCGGAGGCGCTTGACGGCGTAAAGACCATTACTTTATCGCTAAGAAGCATGACTCCCGGCGGGAAGCTGCAAGCCAAGCTGGGAGACAGCCCGCTTATCGGTTACGGGCTTCAACTGGATGGAGCAGCACTGCAGCCTGACCGTCTTCAATCGGCTATAGAGATCGGAATCCCCCATCCGCCCGCTGTTCCTGCAGCGGATAATGCCTATATTGTTGTATGGGGTATCCAAGAACAGGGAATCATCCAGCCAGTGATACACGGGAAGTACAACGCAGATACGCGGCAGGCCATTTTCTCAACAACACAAGCCTCTGGCCAGTATGCAGCGGTCTATCATCATAAGACCTTCCAGGATATCAACTCATTCCACTGGGCCAAGTCCGCAGTTGAAGTGCTTGCGTCCAATGGGGTTATTCAAGGCATCTCAGCAGCCGAG